Genomic DNA from Thermobifida alba:
CCCGAGCCCAGGCCCAGGACCACGGCGTCGCGCCGGGCCAGCCGGGTCAGTTCGGCGTCGGCGCGCTCCACCCGGCGCACGGCCCGCTCCATCGCCCCGTAGGCGATCAGGTCGGGGGCGCCGTGGAGGGTGTCGACCAGGGCGGTGGACAGCTCCCCGCGCGCCGCGGCCTGGCGGCGGCCCGCCCCGCGGCCCAGCGCGGCCGCGAACAGCGGGACGGCCAGCCCGCCCAGCACCAGGCCCGCGGCCAGCAGCAGGCCGCCCGGCACGAACAGGGCCGTGCTCAGCGCCACGACCGCGCCGCCCACCACGACGGAGACCAGCGGCGGGGTGAGACCGCGCACCAGCAGGTCCTGGGTGGCGTCGGTGTCGTTGACCAGGCGCGACACCAGGTCACCGGAGCGGAAGCGGCGGACCGGCTCGCTGCGGGCCAGCCGCTCGTACACCCGCACCCGCACGTCGGCGAGGGTGCGGAACGCCGCGTCGTGGGTGACCAGGCGCTCCAGGTAGCGGGCCACGCCGCGGGTCACGCCCAGCGCCCGGGTGGCGACCACCGCGACGCCGAGCGCGGTGATCGGCGGGTGGGTGGCGGCGGTGGCCAGCAGCCACGCCGCCACGCTGAGCAGGCCCACCCCGGCGGCGGTGGTCAGCGCGCCCAGCAGCACGCCGAGCGCGAACCTCGTCCCGCGCGGGCGGGCCAGTGCGACCATCCGCGCCAGCGGCCGGGACGTGTGCCTGGGTGACGTGGGACTCATAGCGGGGCTCCGATCCGGCCGCCGGTGATGTGCACGGTCTCGTCGACCAGTTCGGACCATCCGGTGTCGTGCGCGACGACGAGTCCGGTGCGGCCCTCCAGCAGGCGGGCCACGGCGCGGCGCACCGCGGCGGCGTTGTCCGGGTCGAGGTGCGCGGTGGGCTCGTCCAGCAGCACGATCGGCGCGTCCCGCAGGAAGGCGCGGGCCAGGGCGATGCGCTGGCGCTGTCCGGCGGACAGCCGCGCGCCGCGCTCCCCCAGCCGGGTGCCGTAGCCCTGGGGCAGGGTGGAGACGAAGTCGTGCGCCTCGGCGAGTTCGGCGGCGCGGCGCACCTCGGCGACGCTCGCCTCCGGCCGGCCCAGCCGGATGTTGTCCAGGACCGTGTCGTCGAACAGGTAGGGGTGCTGGGGCACCCAGGCGATGAGCTGCCGCCACTGGTCGGCGGGGACGTGGCCCAGCGGGGCGGACCCCGCGCCGCTGGGCCGCTCCACGCGGATCTCGCCCCCGGTGGGGTCGACGAAGCGCAGCAGCAACGCCAGCAGGGAGCTCTTGCCCGATCCGCTGGGGCCGGTGAGCAGGATCCGCTGTCCCGGGCGGATCACCAGGGAGACCCCCGACAGCGCCGGGACGGTGCGTCCCGGGTAGGTCAGCGAGACGTCGTCCAGGCGGATGCGGGGGGCGGCGCAGCCGTCGAGGCAGGGGCGGACCAGGGCGCGGGAGGCCGCCTCCCGGGCCGGCGCGGCCTCGGGGCCGGTCCGGGCGCCGTCCTGGTCGAGGCGCTCGTCCAGGACGGCGAAGACCTGCTCGGCGGCGGCGACCCCCTCCATGCTGGAGTGGAAGCGGGCCCCCACCTCGCGCAGCGGCAGGTACGCCTCGGGGGCGAGGATCAGCACCAGCAGCGCGGTCTGGTAGTCGACCATGCCGTACATCAGGCGCAGGCCGATCTCGACGGCCACCAGCGCCACCGCGAGCGTGGACAGCAGTTCCAGCACCAGCGCGGACAGGAACGCGATCCGCAGGGTGCCCATGGTGGCCCGCCGGTGCTCGTCGGTGATCCGGCGGATGATGGCGGCCTGCGCCTTGGCGCGGCGGAAGACGGCGAGGGTGGGCAGGCCCTCCACCACGTCCAGGAAGTGGCCGCCGAGCCGGTTCAGCAGACGCCACTGGCGCTGGGTGCGGGCCTGGGTGTGCCATCCGACCAGCGCCATGAAGATCGGGATGAGGGGCAGGGTCAGGCCGATGACGAGGGCCGAGATCCAGTCGGCCCGGGCCACCACGGCCAGGACGGCGAGGGGGACGAGGACCGCGAGCACCAGTTGCGGGAGGTACCGGGCGAAGTAGTCGTCCAGTGCGTCCAGGCCGCGGGTGGCGAGGGTGGCCAGTTCTCCGGCGCGCGGAGGGCCGTCCCCCTCGCCGTCGTCGGGACCGTTGTGCCCGGACAGCCAGACCGCTCCCCGGCCCGGCTGTCCCGGGGACGGTTCGGGGGCTCCGGCCGGTGCGACGCCCGTCACGTGGGCGATCAGGCGTCGGCGCAGTTGCGACTTGGCGCGGGCCGCCGAGTGCAGGGCGGCGGCCTCGGTGCCGTAGGACAGCGCGGCCCGGCCCAGGGCGACCGCCGCGACGGCGGCGACCGCCCAGGACAGTTCGGTGAGCCCCTCGCCCGCGGCGGCGCCGGAGATGACGCGTGCGACGAGCCAGGCCTGGGCCAGGACCAGTCCGGTCACGGCCACCCCGCACAGCACGGTCACGGCGAGGTGGACGCGGACCGCGCCGGCGGTGCGCACCAGCCGGGGGTCGAGGGGTTTCATACGGTGCTTCCCTTGCGGATCAGGCGGTGCCCGAGTGGGCGGTGTAGGCGGGCGTCGGCTCGATGTGTTCCCGGGTGATGCGCTTGCGGAACACCCAGTAGCTCCAACTCTGGTACGCGAGCACCAGGGGCAGGAAGATCACCGCCACCCACGTCATCACGGTCAGCGTGTAGTCGGCCGAGGAGGCGTTCTCCACGGTCAGGCTGTACAGCGGGTTGGTGGTGGAGGGCAGCACGTTCGGGAACAGCGAGCCGAACAGCACCACGGTCGCGGTGGCGATGGTCGTCGCGGTCGCGGTGAACGACCAGCCCTCCCGCCCCCGCAGCGACAGCACGACGGCGGCGATCAGGGCGGTGGCGGCCACGGCGGCCAGCGGCAGCGTCCACGTCGTGCCGTAGGAGACCTGGGTCCACAGCAGGAACCCGCTGGCGGCGGGCACCGCGACCAGCGCGATCGCCGGGACCGCGCGGCGGGCCTGGGCCCGCACCTCGCCTCCGGTCTTGAGGCTCAGGAACATCGCGCCGTGCAGGGTGAACAGCGACAGCGTGGTGAGCCCGCCGAGCAGCGCGTACGGGTTGAGCAGGTCGAGCAGGCCGGCGGTGACGATGTGGTCGGCGTCCATGGGCACGCCGCGCACGATGTTGGCGAAGGCGACGCCCCACAGCAGGGCGGGCAGGGCGCTGCCCCAGAAGATCGCCTGGTCCCAGCGGGCGCGCCAGCGCTCGTCGTCGACCTTGCCGCGGTACTCGAACGCCACCCCGCGGGCGATCAGCGCGAGCAGGACCACCAGCAGCGGCAGGTAGAAGCCGCTGAACAGGGAGGCGTACCAGGCGGGGAAGGCGGCGAACATCGCTCCGCCCGCGGTGAGCACCCACACCTCGTTGCCGTCCCAGACCGGGCCGATCGCGTTGATCATGACACGGCGGTCGGTGTTGGTCCTGCCGAGGAAGGGCAGCAGGATGCCCACCCCGAAGTCGAACCCCTCCAGGACGAAGTAGCCGATCCACAGCACCGCGATGGCGGCGAACCAGATGACTGCGAGATCCATGCCGGGCTCCTAGTAGACGAACGCGGGGACGGGGGCGTCGTGGTCCTCTGCGGAGTCGTCGTCCCTGGGCGGCACGACGTGGGCGGGACCCGCCTTGACGTAGCGCCACAGCAGCCCGGCCTCGACCACCGCGAGCACGCCGTAGATCAGGGTGAACAGGCTCAGCGAGAGGGCGACCTCGGTCAGGGAGACCCCGGGCGAGACGCTGGCCGCGGTGAGCAGTTCGCCCACGACCGTCCAGGGCTGGCGGCCCATCTCGGTGAGGATCCAGCCGCAGATGTTGGCGGCCAGCGCGGCGGGCAGGGCGAGGACCGCGACCCAGTACATCCAGCGCTGCTCGGGCAGCCGGCCGCGGCGGGTCAGCCACAGCCCCGCGACCGCCACGGCGACACCGCCCAGCCCCAGGCCCATCATCAGCCGGAACGACCAGTAGATGACGGGGACGTTGGGCACGTAGGAGCCCGGGCCGTAGGCGTCCTCGTAGCGTTCCTGCACGTCGTTGATGCCCTGGACGTTGCCGTCGAGGCTGTCGGTGGCCAGGAGGCTCAGCAGGTGGGGGATCTGGATGTTGACGTGGTTGCGTCCGTCGACCACGTCGCCGACCGCGAACAGCGAGAAGCCCGCGCCGTCCTCGTCCTCCCACAGCGCCTCGGCGCTGGCCAGCTTCATCGGCTCGTACTGGGCCATGAGCTGGGCCTGGTGGTGGCCGGAGAGGGCGACCACCAGGCCGGCGGCCGCGGTGACGGCCAGGCCGGCGCGCAGGGTCTTGCGGAACAGTTCGGGTTCGCTGCGGTGGGGGGCCTGGCCGGGGGTGCCGGTGTCGCCGTGGAAGCGGGCGCGCATCAGTTTGAAGGCGCTGACCGCGACCACGAACAGGCCCGCCGCGATGAACGATCCGGCGACCGTGTGCAGGTAGGTCGACCACGCCTGGTCGTTGGAGAGCACCGCCCAGATGCTGGTGAGCTGGGCGCGTCCGGTCTCGGGGTTGATCTCGAAGCCCACCGGGTTCCGCATCCAGGCGTTGGCGGCGAGGATGAAGTAGGCGGACAGGTTGGTGCCGACGGCCGCGGCCCAGATGGTGGCCAGGTGGACCTTGCGGGGCAGTTTGTCCCAGCCGA
This window encodes:
- the cydD gene encoding thiol reductant ABC exporter subunit CydD, which produces MKPLDPRLVRTAGAVRVHLAVTVLCGVAVTGLVLAQAWLVARVISGAAAGEGLTELSWAVAAVAAVALGRAALSYGTEAAALHSAARAKSQLRRRLIAHVTGVAPAGAPEPSPGQPGRGAVWLSGHNGPDDGEGDGPPRAGELATLATRGLDALDDYFARYLPQLVLAVLVPLAVLAVVARADWISALVIGLTLPLIPIFMALVGWHTQARTQRQWRLLNRLGGHFLDVVEGLPTLAVFRRAKAQAAIIRRITDEHRRATMGTLRIAFLSALVLELLSTLAVALVAVEIGLRLMYGMVDYQTALLVLILAPEAYLPLREVGARFHSSMEGVAAAEQVFAVLDERLDQDGARTGPEAAPAREAASRALVRPCLDGCAAPRIRLDDVSLTYPGRTVPALSGVSLVIRPGQRILLTGPSGSGKSSLLALLLRFVDPTGGEIRVERPSGAGSAPLGHVPADQWRQLIAWVPQHPYLFDDTVLDNIRLGRPEASVAEVRRAAELAEAHDFVSTLPQGYGTRLGERGARLSAGQRQRIALARAFLRDAPIVLLDEPTAHLDPDNAAAVRRAVARLLEGRTGLVVAHDTGWSELVDETVHITGGRIGAPL
- the cydB gene encoding cytochrome d ubiquinol oxidase subunit II, whose amino-acid sequence is MDLAVIWFAAIAVLWIGYFVLEGFDFGVGILLPFLGRTNTDRRVMINAIGPVWDGNEVWVLTAGGAMFAAFPAWYASLFSGFYLPLLVVLLALIARGVAFEYRGKVDDERWRARWDQAIFWGSALPALLWGVAFANIVRGVPMDADHIVTAGLLDLLNPYALLGGLTTLSLFTLHGAMFLSLKTGGEVRAQARRAVPAIALVAVPAASGFLLWTQVSYGTTWTLPLAAVAATALIAAVVLSLRGREGWSFTATATTIATATVVLFGSLFPNVLPSTTNPLYSLTVENASSADYTLTVMTWVAVIFLPLVLAYQSWSYWVFRKRITREHIEPTPAYTAHSGTA
- a CDS encoding cytochrome ubiquinol oxidase subunit I, coding for MDALDLARWQFGITTVYHFLFVPLTIGLSVIVAGLQTAWYRTGRHEYLQATKFFGKLFLINFAMGVVTGIVQEFQFGMNWSEYSRFVGDVFGAPLAMEALLAFFLESTFIGLWIFGWDKLPRKVHLATIWAAAVGTNLSAYFILAANAWMRNPVGFEINPETGRAQLTSIWAVLSNDQAWSTYLHTVAGSFIAAGLFVVAVSAFKLMRARFHGDTGTPGQAPHRSEPELFRKTLRAGLAVTAAAGLVVALSGHHQAQLMAQYEPMKLASAEALWEDEDGAGFSLFAVGDVVDGRNHVNIQIPHLLSLLATDSLDGNVQGINDVQERYEDAYGPGSYVPNVPVIYWSFRLMMGLGLGGVAVAVAGLWLTRRGRLPEQRWMYWVAVLALPAALAANICGWILTEMGRQPWTVVGELLTAASVSPGVSLTEVALSLSLFTLIYGVLAVVEAGLLWRYVKAGPAHVVPPRDDDSAEDHDAPVPAFVY